In the genome of Lynx canadensis isolate LIC74 chromosome X, mLynCan4.pri.v2, whole genome shotgun sequence, one region contains:
- the NKRF gene encoding NF-kappa-B-repressing factor produces the protein MAGGRLLLGGDFLSPPPLPPLPPPPLPPLPPPPPEPVLEQWRYSHESDWQWALRRSFICRHLHSYPGAALDQLLALSAAWTNHVFLGCRYSPRLMEKILQMAEGIDIGEMPSYDLMLSKPSKGQKRHLSTCDGQNPPKKQAGSKFHARPRFEPVHFVASSSKDERQEDPYGPQTKEVNEQTHFAGMPRDIYQDYTQDSFSIQDGNSQYCDSSGFIFTKDQPVSANMYFDSGNPAPSSTSQQANSQSAPEPSPSQTFPESVVAEKQYFIEKLTATIWKNLSNPEMTSGSDKINYTYMLTRCIQACKTNPEYIYAPLKEIPPADIPKNKKLLTDGYACEVRCQNIYLTTGYAGSKNGSRDRATELAVKLLQKRIEVRVVRRKFKHTIGEDLVVCQIGMPSYEFPPALKPPEELVVLAKDASGQPIFNASAKHWTNFVLTENANDAIGILNNSASYNKMSVEYKYEMMPNRTWRCRVFLQDHCLAEGYGTKKTSKHAAADEALKILQKTQPTYPSVKSSQCQTGSSPRGSGKKKDIKDLVVYENSSNPVCTLNDTAQFNRMTVEYVYERMTGLRWKCKVILESEVIAEAVGVKKTVKYEAAGEAVKTLKKTQPTVINNLKKGAIEDVISRNEIQGRSAEEAYKQQIKEDNIGNQLLRKMGWTGGGLGKSGEGIREPISVKEQHKREGLGLDVERVNKIAKRDIEQIIRNYARSESHTDLTFSTELTNDERKQIHQIAQKYGLKSKSHGVGHDRYLVVGRKRRKEDLLDQLKQEGQVGHYELVMPQAN, from the exons ATGGCTGGCGGACGTCTGCTGTTGGGGGGCGACTTCCTgtcgccgccgccgctgccccccctcccgccgccgccgctgccgcccctcccgccgcccccgcccgAGCCAGTGCTGGAGCAGTGGCGCTATAGCCACGAAAGTGACTGGCAGTGGGCTCTGCGGCGCAGCTTCATCTGTCGGCACCTGCACAGCTATCCCGGCGCTGCCCTGGACCAGCTCCTCGCGCTCTCCGCCGCCTGGACCAACCACGTTTTCTTGGGCTGCAG gTACAGCCCACGCCTGATGGAAAAAATTCTGCAAATGGCTGAAGGTATTGATATTGGGGAGATGCCTTCATATGATCTGATGCTGTCCAAACCTTCCAAAGGTCAAAAACGTCACCTCTCAACATGTGATG GTCAAAATCCTCCTAAAAAGCAAGCCGGTTCCAAATTCCATGCGAGACCTCGTTTTGAGCCTGTACATTTTGTAGCTAGTAGTTCAAAAGATGAAAGACAGGAAGATCCTTATGGCCCTCAGACAAAAGAGGTAAATGAACAAACACATTTTGCCGGCATGCCGAGAGACATCTACCAAGATTATACTCAAGACTCTTTCAGTATACAAGATGGGAATTCTCAGTATTGTGATTCATCGGgatttattttcacaaaagacCAGCCTGTATCAGCCAACATGTATTTTGACAGTGGGAACCCTGCCCCAAGCAGCACATCACAGCAGGCAAACTCTCAGTCAGCTCCTGAGCCTTCACCGTCACAGACATTTCCTGAGTCAGTGGTAGCTGAGAAGcagtattttattgaaaaattaacaGCGACTATCTGGAAGAACCTTTCTAATCCAGAGATGACTTCTGGATCTGATAAAATTAATTACACATATATGTTAACTCGGTGTATTCAGGCATGTAAGACAAATCCTGAGTATATATACGCTCCTTTAAAAGAAATCCCTCCTGCTGACatccccaaaaataaaaaacttctaaCAGATGGTTATGCTTGTGAAGTTAGATGCCAAAATATCTACTTAACCACAGGTTATGCCGGCAGCAAGAATGGGTCCAGGGATCGCGCTACTGAGCTAGCTGTAAAACTCTTGCAGAAACGTATTGAAGTTAGAGTTGTCCGACGGAAATTCAAGCACACGATCGGGGAGGACCTTGTGGTGTGTCAGATTGGCATGCCTTCCTATGAATTTCCTCCAGCTCTGAAACCACCAGAAGAGCTGGTGGTGCTGGCCAAAGATGCTTCTGGGCAGCCGATTTTTAATGCTTCCGCCAAACACTGGACCAATTTTGTCCTTACGGAAAATGCAAACGATGCCATTGGCATCCTTAACAATTCTGCCTCATACAACAAAATGTCAGTTGAATACAAGTACGAGATGATGCCAAATCGCACGTGGCGTTGTCGAGTGTTCTTGCAAGATCACTGTTTAGCTGAAGGTTACGGAACCAAAAAAACAAGTAAGCACGCAGCTGCCGATGAGGCTTTGAAAATCCTTCAGAAAACACAGCCCACTTACCCATCTGTCAAAAGTTCACAGTGCCAAACAGGTTCTTCACCCAGGGGATCTGGAAAGAAGAAGGATATAAAGGATCTCGTAGTTTATGAGAATTCTTCGAACCCGGTGTGCACGCTGAACGACACCGCTCAGTTTAACCGGATGACGGTCGAGTACGTGTACGAAAGGATGACGGGCCTCCGATGGAAGTGCAAGGTGATTCTGGAGAGCGAAGTAATTGCAGAAGCAGTTGGGGTGAAGAAAACCGTCAAATACGAAGCTGCTGGAGAAGCTGTAAAGACCCTCAAAAAGACCCAGCCGACCGTCATTAACAACTTGAAGAAAGGAGCTATTGAAGACGTGATTTCAAGAAATGAAATCCAGGGCCGCTCGGCAGAGGAGGCTTACAAACAACAAATCAAGGAAGATAACATAGGAAATCAGCTGCTGAGAAAGATGGGCTGGACGGGTGGCGGGTTAGGTAAATCTGGCGAGGGCATTCGGGAGCCCATCTCCGTCAAAGAGCAGCATAAGCGAGAAGGGCTGGGTCTCGATGTAGAGAGGGTGAACAAAATCGCCAAGAGAGATATTGAACAGATCATCAGAAACTATGCCCGCTCGGAGAGCCACACGGATTTGACTTTCTCTACGGAGCTGACTAACGATGAGCGGAAGCAAATACATCAGATTGCCCAGAAGTACGGTCTTAAGAGTAAGTCGCATGGGGTAGGCCACGATAGGTACCTGGTGGTAGGTAGAAAGAGACGGAAGGAAGACCTCCTAGATCAGCTCAAACAGGAAGGCCAGGTGGGGCATTACGAGCTTGTGATGCCTCAAGCAAATTGA